The genomic interval CGGTCCAACCGGCCTACTGGTTTGCTGCCCATTTGCATTGCAAGTTTGCCGCTTTGGTGCCGCACAATCACAGCCAAAAGCTAGGAGATGCTGAATCTTCCTCTTCCAGCAGCAGTGAAGATGAAGACgaggagaaggaaaaggaaaagaaagCTGCTCCTCCACCATCCAAATCTGTTCCCGTGACCAAGTTCCTGGCTCTCGACAAATGCCTGCCGCGTCGTGCATTCCTGCAAGTGGTAGAGGTACCCAGTGACCCTATCGAAGGCACTCCCCGCCTGGAATACGACGCAGAGTGGCTAGCCATCTTGCACAGTACAAATCACTTGATTTCTGTCAAGGAGAATTATTATTACTTGCCCGGCAAAAAGGCGGGGGAGATGACAGAGCGATCAAACTTTACGCCCACTGAAGAAGAACTAGAAGCAGTGACCGCAAAGTTTCAGAAACTTCAAGTCCCCGAGAACTTTGAGCGCACAGTGCCAGCTTTCGATCCCGCCGAGCAGTATGATTATAAGCACATGTTTGTGGATCAACCCAAGGTTCAACTAAACCCCCAGAGCAATACGTTCTGTGCCACTCTGGGTATAGACGATCCGCTATGCTTAGTTTTGTTGGCGAATGGCCAAGATCTGCCTTCGGTGGGAAGTACCGAATACAAGGATAGGGAAACAGAAAATTCTAAGCTGCAGGCGGTGGAAGAAGACGTTGCCGAACCATTAGTTACACCGACTAAAAGGAAACTTAACTTATCCCTGCCAGCACctacaacagcagcagctgatacCACCGATAAAAACGTGATAGACCTGCCCGAGGAGGAACCTGAAGAACCAATTAAAGCGACGGAAGCCCCTCATGAAGAGGAACCTGCATCAGTGCCCGCGAGTCCCAATGTGAAAAAACTGAAGCGACGCAATCAGAACATTTACCAAGCGCAAGAAGATTAAACCCTAACAAATTCCGTGAAAGCGGAGCgatttatacaaaaaaaaggaggcaattttatttaaataacacaGAAGATACTTGGCTGATACGAGCAGCCAACGGGTAGTGATGGGCAAATAAATAGGAGGGTGTTAGCTGTTGGGAAGCGAGATAACGACTCACTGTGTCCCGCTGGCATTATCGGCATATACCTCGTCGGCGCACTGAAAAGCGGCCTGCATTACCGATTCGGGCGTGTCCACAACATCGCAATAGTATGTATCCGGTGATGGGATGCAGTGCAGCTGCACCTGGCTGCCATCTGTCTTGGCGCGATAGAAGCGGCACTGTCGCGGTCCATATGTTGGCATATCCGCATCGTATGGCGGACTAAGAATGTCGAAGAAAGCGGCTACGCCGCTACCAATTTGGGCAATCTGATGGTAATTTCTCTTTCTAGGAGTCAATGTGGCACACGGACTAGCCGGCGTGACCAATATGGGTTCCTCGACATGCACCTTCACCACTGTTTGATGAAGGTCATAGGTGAGCGGCTCATCCGGGCCCAACTGGTGCGAAAAGCTGTCCACCATTAGCTGACCCCAGATGCATCGTAGCAGACCGAACATCATGGGGTGATCGTGCAAGGGAATAGTGCTCGCACCGCGCACTATAAACAGGCTCATGGAGAAGCGATCATCCTCGAAGATATGCATGTAGCTGCACGGTGCCCGATGGCTTCCCCCGTTGCGAAAGAGCTCCTCGCGGAGGTGCAGATCCCGGTAGGTCAGCTCGTCCGTCAATTGACGCAGGTGCTGCAAATTCGCATTGAAGCTGGCGTGATTTGCCCGGTCGAACGTTTTGAATGCCTGTCGCAGTACATTGCTGAAGTGCGTCGTCATCTTTTTCGGCCAGGTGTACTGAACTCCGGTCTGATACAGTAAGAAACGAAACAGGCAGGAAACGACTGCGAGATAAACAAACAATCAGCTGATCCAGTGTTAGGAAACGTATCACGGACTACttggattttttttcttttatttatttatgaacatgTTTGAAGAAATGCTTTTATTAATGCCTAATTAGGTCTAGTAGCCGCGCTCCTTGGACTGGGTGGCGTGCGTCAGGATCCACGACTTGTAGTCGCGCTTCTTCATCGACATCTGCTTGTGGCGTGGATGCGTGGGGCAGATGACATAACCGCGCTCCTGGCGCACCACGATGTAGCAGTCCTTGCAGCGTCGCTTCAGGCGGCCCTTGACCTTGAATCCCGCCACCTGCTGGACCAAAGTGGAGCCAGGTGTCAGCAGACCCGACGTCTGACAAATTCCAGTTGTGGCGGCCACAAGTTGCGAGCTTTGCATTGATACACTTGCAGGAGCAGCCGGCCGGGTGAGAAGGTGGAAACCACGCGCGGCACTGAGACCATTCCACAAGCGGGAGCCTTGTTGCAGTATTCTACTAGCCAGGGACATCTGAAATTGGCATTTTCATTGAGATTTACAATGAAAACTTGTAGAACAGCTCACCTCTTTCTGTTTTGGATTGAACTGGTCAGAAGCCGATTACAGGCACAATGACTTCCAGTGCTTCGCAGCACTGGTTGGCGCTAAAAATGTATCGAATTAAAAACTATCgaattaaaaactaaaaaatgactaatttaaattgttatatttcttttacttaattaaattacatttttcgCACTTGATTTCTTAAAGacgtaaaaaaatatttatattttaacgagtcaaacaaaacaaaatttgaaaattgtatgatccacaaaaatgtgtttttattttaaatcagAATGCAATTAGAGGAATCAAGAGCATATTTTAGTGCGCAGTTGAGAACTTATTcgaataaaaacttttttttttttttgattaatCGATACTGATGACTGCCACGGGGTTGGACGATGGGTCGTCCAGGCGGGAACGTTTGCACTTGGTTGGTCCAGCGGGTTCGTCGTCAGACGACTCCAAAATCTCGGTGATATCCTCATCCTCGATTACTTCACTTGGCTTGCGCTTGGAGCCCGATTTTGGCGGACTCTGCACAGAGAGCTTGTCTGTGGCCACGACAACAACGTCTGCTTGGTCTTCGTCTTCCTCGATTACCAGACAGTCATCGTCATCTTCCTCAACCACTTCGGTGGGCCGGCTGCGCTTCGAAGTGGAAGGTCCATCGTCCTTTGAGTCTCCTTCCCCGTTGGCAGAACGCTTCTTAGCCGATTTCGGTTCATCCTCCTTGTCTTTCACGACCTCCGTCTGCTCATCCTTTGGCTTCAGCTGCGAGGCATCTGCTACGACTTCGAACAAGTTTTCATCGCGCTCCGCATCGAAGTGGGAAATAATAATACTCAACTCGTAGTTCTGGAAGAAGTCGTCGCACTTGAGAATCACACCATCCACAATGTTTAATTCGCTCAGGAGCTTGCCCTCGTTGGATTCGGTCTCGCCCTCCTCTGAGGAGATTAGAATGGAGCCATTGCTCTGCACAGTCACATCCGGATTCAACATGTTGAGCGTCTTAACCAGGACCTCGTCACGCAGCTCCTTTATACGCATGCGCTTCGTATCGATCTTGAGAGTAATGGCCGGATCGCTGGCGCATACATGGCAATTGGGATTGGGGCCTGGAAGAGAAGCGTCCGGCACAAGGAAGTAATTTCGTGCATTTGGTCTAAGTCGGGCATAGACGGCCTTGCACTGCTCCCACTTGGCCTCCAAGACTTTGAAAGCCCGCATCACGGAAATGCCCGCAGTAATCGCATTTGTGGTGGCAATAGCAGGAATAATGTTTCCCGCCATCGACTTAATCTCAAACCTTGACTTCCGCTCAATATCGAAAATGTGGGATCGCACGTTGGCGCAAGCCGCCACGAAATCCATGGCTGGCTGGTCGTCCTTGTCCCAAGCCAGAGTATCGTCGCCTTCGAGTTTCAGGAAGGCAGCGCTCAACTCTTTCAATGAATTGGCAAAGACCTGAGCGCACTCCTCGATGGACCACACCTTGTGGTGCTGCTTGGCCACATCCTTTTGATCGCCGGAGGATCCTTCGGGCAGCAGAGTATCCCACTGCACGGGCACGGGAGCCTTGCGGGTCTTCCACAAATTTGACATGCGCAACAAATAGGTAATGTCCTCGTTAAAGAACTTGTTGAACAGCTTGCCTGCATCGTAGTTGCAGTCCTTAGCCCATTGGCGGGTATTGATGCGCAGTATGTTCCCGTTGGCAGTATCCTCCTTGGCCTCCTTTTCCTCTTTTGACTCTTCGCCTTTTTCCTTCCCATCGTCTTTGGGTTCGCCATTTCCATCGGCGCCGTCCTTTTCTTTTGCATCGGGATCAGCAGCATCGGGAGAAATATCCTCATCTTCCAAGGACTCCCCAAATAGTTGACTGCCAATAAATCAATAGATAAGACGCAATTTAGAGTAAATATTAGATATACTCACTTAAAGAGATGCTTGGCCCAGACAATGCAGTGAATCGGTTCGGAGGGCGTATTGCGTATGGTGCAGCCCGGGAAGCTTCGCTGTTTGTCTTTTGGAGTGCACTCGTAGCACTGGGTGAGTCCACGCTTGATCAGTTCCACCTGACCATTGTAGCCGGCGGTGCCGCTCTCGATCAGTGGGACATCCGCATTGAGACACATGCGATTTACATGATTTCTGGCGGCCCTGTTGTCCAAGGCGCTGAGCACCAAGTCAAACTTCTTAAAGAAGTTGACACCATAATCAGTACTAAAAGGTATGTGTTGTTAGCAAGATGTAAGGGCAAAGCTAGCAAAACTTACGATGTTACACTGTCGTGGTAAGCGGTTATCTTAGCGTCCGGATTGAAGCTCAGTGCGCTTTCCTTGGCCACCCGTGCCTTAGATTTTCCAACGTGCTCGCGATGGAATAGGAACTGTCGGTTCAAGTTGCTCAGATCAATTGTGTCCAGATCGATCTGGGTAAtgtttatatattaataatatggAATACTTTTTTCGAAATAACTTACAATTTCGATGTCTGTAAAGCCGCTAAGCACAAGGTTTTTGAGCACCTCGCAGCCGATTCCGCCGGCGCCCACGACCAGCACCTTGGACTTCTTTACCAGCTCCTGCAATGTGGCTGGGAAAACACCATTGATAGCTGCTGCCATTTTCTGAATGTACGttttcctttttcttatttttgatataaaattgcaaaattgCGATACGGAAAAGCCGAAAAAAGTGACGCCGCCGGTGCAGGTGTTGGAAAACATATAAAGGTACGGACAAACTCAACCAGGGATGGCGAATATGGGTGACTGTTACTTATCACTTATTTGAACTTTTCtagtatttatatatttctaataatttctagtattattaatatattttattttacatatTAAAATCGCCATGAACTGCgcagaaaaaagaaaagtttttTTAAAAGACATCAAACTTTTTCTGTCCGAAAAGTCAACTTGTAAAACTGAACTCACAGCAAGTGAGCATACTTGCCAACACTTATGCTCCACCAGCCCACTTAGCGCAAGCTGGGCACACTACATGCTGGGCTAATCAGAAATAGAGAAAAGCATTTTAATTCGGACGAAGTGGACATACGGATCACGGAGCACGGATCACGTCAAACGGCAAACGCGGAGAGCGGAACACGGACGAGAACTGCTCAAGCGGAATCAATAGGAATCAATACATTGTGAACAGATCTGGAGAACATCGAATAATGGCCGAAGTGCGTCGCAGGAAGGGCGAGGATGAGCCACTGGAGGACACGGCCATCTCCGGATCCGACGCAGCCAATAAGCGCAACTCCGCCGCCGACTCCTCGGACCATGTAAGTAGCAATGACTTGTATGTGGAGCAGCCGAGCGGCAGCTGTTCCGTATACCAATTTGCATAATTCTTGGAGCATAGAAAAGCCAATGTGTGTATACCAACAAATGTGTGTGGCTATGTGTTTTTGTTATTCTCTGACGCACAAGCAGGTGGGAGAAAGAAGAGAGAGCTCTCTCCTGGAGAAAATCCAAtaacaaacacaaaacacaccaccagccagccagcctgcctgccacccaaccacccacctgCTGTGTTGCAATATAGCGCCATTACGACCAGTAAATCCAATTAGATGGACGACGCCAATTAGGGAAGCACTGGGCCAAGAACCCAGAGCCGGAACCATTACCGTGACCAGACTTCCTCCTCCCTTTCTGGCGTGggcttttttttgtttttgctgggTGATAATGCCTCTTATCAACCGAGCGATTTggcaacaaacaaaacacGCCACCAAAAAAGCCCGCAATTTGTCTCCCCACTTGGTCCCCCTCTCTATTTTATGTGCCTGTGTATTGGATAAACGAGTGATTCTGATTATGGGTATATAGGCACATACATACACGTATCATGGACTTTGCTCGGCGTCGTCCAATAGAAAGTGTTTAAACCCTGCACTCCGGTCGTATCGAATCTGATAGGAAACCTATTTTGCAGTCCCAGCCAATGCAAGCAATAATTGAATTTCCCCTTTCCCTTGCTCCTTCTCCTGCCAGGTGGACTCCGAGGAAGAGAAAATTCCCGAGGAGAAGTTCGTCGACGAACTGGCCAAGAATCTGCCGCAGGGAACCGACAAAACGCCCGAGATTTTGGATTCGGCTCTCAAAGATCTGCCGGATAGGTATGTGAACCAAATCCATATGCGTAGTTGGGAACTTTAAAGATCATGATGAATAGCTAAAGCTCGATATGGAAGTGatgattgaaaaatattttattgaagTGCGAATTTAATAAATCCGACAGTATGAGTATGAGTGCGTTCCAAAAATAATCCATATCCACAGCTGTCTACAGTTGGCGAGCAAATATTCAAAGTAAATATGTACAATTACAAACAATTATTTTTTGGGCATTCCACAGATGGAAGAATTGGGTTATTCGCGGCATCTTCACATGGATTATGATCTGCGGCTTCGCATTGATCATCTATGGTGGACCGCTGGCCTTGATGATCACGGTAGGTTTCATGGAATTCGCTTAAATGAGTCTTCAAATAACCATTGTCCTACTTTCTCTTTGCAGACGTTGTTGGTGCAGGTGAAGTGCTTCCAGGAGATCATCTCGATCGGCTACCAGGTTTACCGAATTCATGGCTTGCCCTGGTTCCGAAGCCTTTCCTGGTATTTCCTGCTCACCTCAAATTACTTCTTTTACGGAGAGAATCTGGTAGACTACTTTGGCGTTGTAATTAATCGGGTGGTCAGTGCATAATACAATAACCTGATTATATCTCCTAGTAAACATGCAATTTCATTTACAGGAATATCTGAAGTTCCTGGTGACCTATCACCGGTTCCTTTCCTTCGCCCTGTACATAATCGGCTTCGTTTGGTTCGTGCTCTCACTGGTGAAGAAGTATTACATCAAACAATTTAGTCTGTTTGCCTGGACCCATGTATCCCTGCTGATTGTCGTCACCCAGAGTTACCTCATCATACAGAATATATTTGAGGGGCTCATTTGGTTCATCGTACCTGTTTCGATGATTGTGTGCAATGATGTCATGGCGTACGTGTTCGGTTTCTTCTTTGGGCGCACTCCCCTCATCAAGCTCAGCCCCAAGAAGACCTGGGAGGGCTTCATCGGGGGTGGCTTCGCCACGGTCCTCTTTGGCATTCTGTTCTCCTATGTGCTGTGCAACTACCAGTACTTTATCTGTCCCATCCAGTACTCGGAGGAACTGGGACGCATGACAATGTCCTGTGTGCCAAGCTATTTGTTCACGCCTCAGGAATACAGTCTTAAATTGGTAAGTGATGATGCATTTCTATCTTGGGAAAATGTTATcgttatgttatgttatcgGCAAGCGATTTGTTGTGCTCTAAGCTACAGTGAAAATTTTATTCATTTCCAGTTTGGCATTGGCAAGACTCTAAATCTTTACCCCTTTATCTGGCACTCGATCTCCCTGAGCCTGTTTAGTTCCATTATTGGACCCTTTGGTGGCTTCTTTGCCTCTGGATTTAAGAGAGCTTTCAAAATTAAGGTAAGTACTGTTTTTGGAACACAGGTCTTTTCAATTTAACGCAACACGCCATCTCGTTTGCAGGACTTTGGCGACATGATACCCGGACATGGCGGCATTATGGATCGTTTCGATTGTCAGTTTCTTATGGCGACCTTCGTTAACGTTTATATATCCAGCTTCATCAGAACTCCGTCGCCGGCTAAGCTGCTGACACAGATATACAACCTTAAGCCAGATCAACAATACCAAATTTATCAGTCGCTCAAGGACAACTTGGGCGACATGTTAACCTAAGCTTAATCGGTTACCAGTAAGATTCGGACAAGACGTTTGCTGAGTCGTACGTTCTATATGTAATGCAGaaatttctatatatatacattgatatatatatgtaagcAAACGGGCTTGCACTTTGAGCAGCCACataaattaagttaattaCGGGCATAatttttgttatgtttttagtCCTTAGTTAGATTTTGTTGCTACATTTTAGTTAAAGTCCTAAGTTAGTTTTCATTTTCTTGCATTAAGTTATTGCGATTGTTTTATTTGGCAGAACTCTACATCGTGCAATCGTATTGTTAAGCGATTCCATTAATTTTAATGCCCTCGTGAGA from Drosophila mauritiana strain mau12 chromosome 3L, ASM438214v1, whole genome shotgun sequence carries:
- the LOC117140647 gene encoding lariat debranching enzyme, encoding MKVAVEGCAHGELERIYDTIQGIEKDGGTKIDLLLCCGDFQSTRNLEDLQTMAVPKKYLDMCSFYKYYSGELVAPVLTIFIGGNHEASNYLQELPYGGWVAPNIYYLGYAGVVNVNGVRIAGISGIFKGHDFLRGHHEFPPYTESTCRSVYHVRQLEVFRLKQISGRVDIFLSHDWPTGIYEYGNKAQLLRKKPFFAADMESGKLGSQPLEELLKAVQPAYWFAAHLHCKFAALVPHNHSQKLGDAESSSSSSSEDEDEEKEKEKKAAPPPSKSVPVTKFLALDKCLPRRAFLQVVEVPSDPIEGTPRLEYDAEWLAILHSTNHLISVKENYYYLPGKKAGEMTERSNFTPTEEELEAVTAKFQKLQVPENFERTVPAFDPAEQYDYKHMFVDQPKVQLNPQSNTFCATLGIDDPLCLVLLANGQDLPSVGSTEYKDRETENSKLQAVEEDVAEPLVTPTKRKLNLSLPAPTTAAADTTDKNVIDLPEEEPEEPIKATEAPHEEEPASVPASPNVKKLKRRNQNIYQAQED
- the LOC117140649 gene encoding 2-aminoethanethiol dioxygenase, with translation MTTHFSNVLRQAFKTFDRANHASFNANLQHLRQLTDELTYRDLHLREELFRNGGSHRAPCSYMHIFEDDRFSMSLFIVRGASTIPLHDHPMMFGLLRCIWGQLMVDSFSHQLGPDEPLTYDLHQTVVKVHVEEPILVTPASPCATLTPRKRNYHQIAQIGSGVAAFFDILSPPYDADMPTYGPRQCRFYRAKTDGSQVQLHCIPSPDTYYCDVVDTPESVMQAAFQCADEVYADNASGTQ
- the LOC117140650 gene encoding 39S ribosomal protein L36, mitochondrial: MSLASRILQQGSRLWNGLSAARGFHLLTRPAAPASVSMQSSQLVAATTGICQTSGLLTPGSTLVQQVAGFKVKGRLKRRCKDCYIVVRQERGYVICPTHPRHKQMSMKKRDYKSWILTHATQSKERGY
- the LOC117140590 gene encoding SUMO-activating enzyme subunit 2, with the protein product MFSNTCTGGVTFFGFSVSQFCNFISKIRKRKTYIQKMAAAINGVFPATLQELVKKSKVLVVGAGGIGCEVLKNLVLSGFTDIEIIDLDTIDLSNLNRQFLFHREHVGKSKARVAKESALSFNPDAKITAYHDSVTSTDYGVNFFKKFDLVLSALDNRAARNHVNRMCLNADVPLIESGTAGYNGQVELIKRGLTQCYECTPKDKQRSFPGCTIRNTPSEPIHCIVWAKHLFNQLFGESLEDEDISPDAADPDAKEKDGADGNGEPKDDGKEKGEESKEEKEAKEDTANGNILRINTRQWAKDCNYDAGKLFNKFFNEDITYLLRMSNLWKTRKAPVPVQWDTLLPEGSSGDQKDVAKQHHKVWSIEECAQVFANSLKELSAAFLKLEGDDTLAWDKDDQPAMDFVAACANVRSHIFDIERKSRFEIKSMAGNIIPAIATTNAITAGISVMRAFKVLEAKWEQCKAVYARLRPNARNYFLVPDASLPGPNPNCHVCASDPAITLKIDTKRMRIKELRDEVLVKTLNMLNPDVTVQSNGSILISSEEGETESNEGKLLSELNIVDGVILKCDDFFQNYELSIIISHFDAERDENLFEVVADASQLKPKDEQTEVVKDKEDEPKSAKKRSANGEGDSKDDGPSTSKRSRPTEVVEEDDDDCLVIEEDEDQADVVVVATDKLSVQSPPKSGSKRKPSEVIEDEDITEILESSDDEPAGPTKCKRSRLDDPSSNPVAVISID
- the LOC117140591 gene encoding phosphatidate cytidylyltransferase, photoreceptor-specific; amino-acid sequence: MAEVRRRKGEDEPLEDTAISGSDAANKRNSAADSSDHVDSEEEKIPEEKFVDELAKNLPQGTDKTPEILDSALKDLPDRWKNWVIRGIFTWIMICGFALIIYGGPLALMITTLLVQVKCFQEIISIGYQVYRIHGLPWFRSLSWYFLLTSNYFFYGENLVDYFGVVINRVEYLKFLVTYHRFLSFALYIIGFVWFVLSLVKKYYIKQFSLFAWTHVSLLIVVTQSYLIIQNIFEGLIWFIVPVSMIVCNDVMAYVFGFFFGRTPLIKLSPKKTWEGFIGGGFATVLFGILFSYVLCNYQYFICPIQYSEELGRMTMSCVPSYLFTPQEYSLKLFGIGKTLNLYPFIWHSISLSLFSSIIGPFGGFFASGFKRAFKIKDFGDMIPGHGGIMDRFDCQFLMATFVNVYISSFIRTPSPAKLLTQIYNLKPDQQYQIYQSLKDNLGDMLT